TAACGCCTTACCAGTGTATAGTATTCCACTGTTCACAGTCGAAAATCTAGTTCCAAATATTTCAGTTGACACGTTAAAATACAAGGTTATCATGGAACCTCCTGCAAGACCTATGAGTATAGTAGAAACTGGAATCTGACCTATTATTATCATTACACTGCCAATTGTCAGTATTATGTTTAATAGCAATACAGTTCTCAAGATTCCCAATCTATCAGCTACATAACCGAAAAATGGCCTTAGTCCCCCGCTTAGCAATGGCAATATTGAAATGAGAGTTATCAATTCTTGTTGTGGTAAATTCTTACCCAATACTGGCAATTCAGAAGACATAACTGTTAATGGTACTATAGCAGTTACGAAAGATACATAAATAAGCCAGAATTTTACGCTTAAAATTGCTTGTTTAGGTGTTTGGCCAGTTAATTTAGGTGGATAATCCGATAGGTATAACAATATTGGGAGTAGTATTATCTCAACTAGTCCTATTGTTAATGTTACTATTCTGTAATTGTTTGCCATTGCTATGAATGGGTTTGCTATTGCAGAACCTAGACCAAATCCCATGGAAACTATTCCAGTGGCAAAAGCCATTCTGTCCCTAAACCACTTCATGGCTAGATTAGCTGCTATCCCATAAAGTATTCCCTCACCTATACTACCTACTGACCAACTTACATAGAACACATAAACGTTAGGAGAAAGATATGTTCCTAAAAATCCAATTGCTGATAGAATCGCTGAGATGATACCTATCTTTTTTGGTCCGTCTTTATCGGCAAAATGTCCTCCTACAGGCTGAAATCCGGAAGAGAATATGCTAAATAGTGTGAAACCTAAAGCTATTTCAACTAAACTAACGTTAAAACCATTTTTCAAAAGTGGTTCTAGTGCATTCCATGAGTATTGATATAAGGAATTGAAACACATTACGATGAAGCCAATAATAAGATACTTGTTCTTGTTCATAAAGACAAATGCCTAAATTTGGTTTAAAAAAGTTAGCGTTATTGTCTTTTTATGACATATCTATTTAAGATAACGAAAACGAAACCGAAAACAACTGTTCCTAAGCTCCATAATAAAGAGGTTGGGCTACCTATAAATGCATTATATAGAGCTTGAGATACATAAGTTGTTGGCTCTATAAATGTGAGATATCGATATGGTAACGGTATAAATGTTACTGGAAAATATACTGGGGCGAAGAAGGAGAGAACGAAACCAATTATTGTTGAGTACTGATTAACTGCATATAT
The nucleotide sequence above comes from Sulfolobus tengchongensis. Encoded proteins:
- a CDS encoding OFA family MFS transporter encodes the protein MNKNKYLIIGFIVMCFNSLYQYSWNALEPLLKNGFNVSLVEIALGFTLFSIFSSGFQPVGGHFADKDGPKKIGIISAILSAIGFLGTYLSPNVYVFYVSWSVGSIGEGILYGIAANLAMKWFRDRMAFATGIVSMGFGLGSAIANPFIAMANNYRIVTLTIGLVEIILLPILLYLSDYPPKLTGQTPKQAILSVKFWLIYVSFVTAIVPLTVMSSELPVLGKNLPQQELITLISILPLLSGGLRPFFGYVADRLGILRTVLLLNIILTIGSVMIIIGQIPVSTILIGLAGGSMITLYFNVSTEIFGTRFSTVNSGILYTGKALGGALGSVVFAILYTIGLQISEIYTLTCSLIGVIALLPLLFTKQMRKVQ